The following proteins come from a genomic window of Micromonospora zamorensis:
- a CDS encoding GGDEF domain-containing phosphodiesterase, whose protein sequence is MLLAYPFRALVPRRAAPEAATSTAVALLLLAGAIGLVPASVVIALAAGAGATLAGVRLSRLAGRRRADPSPRTAGVLLDAAVVTAGLTAVVLPLADVGSTVAVLIGSLVVAALSGLGLHRLPGRTGTSAGVLLRRSVESSGPAVGLALAGWLLLPRADLPGSTRLVVALALGGLGMAALNAFAGPRRRSGAEVCRGGVLLTLGGLVLLATLPTEPVGPAALLAVPPLVFGMLLVAVGAADAADEGDAEPAEPVAAAWPRAVLPAGMLLLAAGVHLAAGRAPDRTSVVLALAAVPSLVLRDLLRAGGTSTTERRAAHRRRTGGAVRHRHAAPARWPGRSEPPATPAQHHSGRAVDPAAPSGVGPAWATDDGAAWSALNRRPVPAGGGGPGDRAALLDALAAIGDVPAPTGALLLVDLHGTEGVGPTAREDMLAEAVHRARAVIAPDDLVTGCTGAGFAVVTAAGPMLAYALGTRLLTALSPPYRLGGAVLRVQTSIGLAEVSGAGPADVLRQAELARRRAVQLGRDRVEWYDAFLEEQLVRRLDLERELPGAVARGELDLVYQPVVDLADGQPVGAEALLRWRSPVLGTVLPAELLPVAEDLDLIGELEWWVLDRACRQLSDWSVGVRELWMAVNITTRELTTPDFVQRAAAVLAAYGVPPERLVVEVSEPRVAGDLSTVVARLAGLRSLGVRTALDDFRAEHASLAQLRRLPIDLLKVGPELVGARPDGQPPLIDVVVNVGERLGVEIVAEELESSAQVEGARRGGCRYGQGFALARPATAERVEAYFEEFPSASR, encoded by the coding sequence GTGCTCCTCGCGTACCCGTTCCGTGCTCTCGTCCCTCGCCGGGCGGCACCGGAGGCCGCCACCTCCACCGCGGTGGCGCTTCTCCTTCTCGCCGGTGCCATCGGCCTGGTCCCGGCCTCGGTGGTGATCGCGCTGGCCGCTGGTGCCGGCGCCACGCTCGCGGGGGTGCGACTCTCCCGGCTGGCCGGACGACGCCGTGCCGATCCGTCACCGCGTACGGCGGGTGTGCTCCTCGACGCGGCGGTGGTGACCGCTGGCCTCACCGCTGTCGTGCTGCCCCTGGCCGACGTCGGGTCGACCGTCGCCGTGCTCATCGGTTCGCTGGTCGTGGCCGCCCTCTCCGGGCTCGGTCTCCACCGCCTTCCCGGCCGGACGGGGACGTCGGCCGGTGTCCTGCTGCGCCGGTCGGTCGAGTCGAGCGGCCCGGCCGTCGGCCTGGCCCTCGCCGGCTGGCTGCTGCTGCCCCGTGCCGACCTGCCGGGTTCGACCCGGCTGGTCGTCGCGCTGGCGCTCGGTGGGCTGGGGATGGCCGCCCTCAACGCGTTCGCGGGGCCGAGGCGACGCTCGGGTGCGGAGGTCTGCCGGGGCGGCGTCCTGCTCACTCTGGGCGGGTTGGTGCTGCTGGCCACGCTGCCAACCGAGCCGGTCGGGCCGGCGGCCCTGCTGGCCGTACCCCCGCTGGTGTTCGGGATGCTGCTCGTCGCGGTCGGTGCGGCCGACGCGGCGGACGAGGGTGACGCCGAGCCGGCGGAGCCGGTCGCCGCGGCCTGGCCCCGAGCGGTGCTCCCGGCGGGGATGCTGCTGCTGGCGGCGGGTGTGCACCTGGCTGCCGGCCGTGCTCCCGACCGGACGAGCGTGGTGTTGGCCCTGGCGGCGGTGCCGTCCCTGGTGCTGCGTGACCTGCTGCGCGCGGGTGGCACCTCGACCACCGAACGGCGGGCCGCGCACCGTCGACGCACGGGCGGCGCGGTCCGGCACCGCCATGCGGCGCCGGCACGCTGGCCGGGCAGGTCGGAGCCGCCAGCCACACCGGCCCAGCACCACTCCGGCCGCGCCGTCGACCCGGCCGCACCGAGCGGTGTCGGCCCAGCCTGGGCAACCGACGACGGTGCCGCCTGGTCGGCGCTCAACCGACGGCCCGTCCCGGCGGGCGGCGGTGGTCCGGGTGACCGGGCGGCTCTGCTGGACGCCCTCGCCGCGATCGGCGACGTGCCGGCGCCGACCGGCGCGCTGCTGCTGGTGGACCTGCACGGCACCGAGGGCGTCGGCCCGACGGCCCGGGAGGACATGCTGGCCGAGGCGGTGCACCGGGCCCGCGCGGTCATCGCCCCCGACGACCTGGTCACCGGGTGCACGGGTGCCGGCTTCGCCGTGGTCACCGCCGCCGGTCCGATGCTGGCGTACGCGCTGGGCACCCGGTTGTTGACCGCGCTCAGCCCGCCCTACCGGCTGGGCGGTGCGGTGCTGCGGGTGCAGACGAGCATCGGGTTGGCCGAGGTCAGCGGGGCCGGGCCGGCGGACGTGCTCCGTCAGGCCGAGCTGGCCCGACGGCGGGCCGTGCAGCTGGGCCGGGACCGGGTCGAGTGGTACGACGCGTTCCTGGAGGAGCAGCTGGTTCGCCGGCTCGACCTGGAACGCGAGCTGCCCGGTGCGGTGGCCCGCGGTGAGTTGGATCTGGTCTACCAGCCGGTGGTCGACCTGGCCGACGGGCAGCCGGTGGGCGCGGAGGCTCTGCTGCGCTGGCGGAGCCCGGTGCTCGGCACGGTGCTCCCGGCCGAGCTGCTGCCGGTCGCCGAGGACCTGGACCTGATCGGCGAGTTGGAGTGGTGGGTTCTGGACCGGGCCTGCCGGCAGTTGTCCGACTGGTCGGTGGGCGTACGGGAGCTGTGGATGGCGGTCAACATCACCACCCGGGAGCTGACCACCCCCGACTTCGTGCAGCGGGCCGCGGCCGTGCTGGCCGCGTACGGGGTGCCGCCGGAGCGGCTGGTGGTGGAGGTGAGTGAGCCGAGGGTCGCTGGTGACCTGTCGACGGTGGTGGCCCGGCTGGCTGGGCTGCGGTCGCTGGGTGTGCGCACCGCGTTGGACGACTTCCGGGCCGAGCACGCCTCGTTGGCGCAGCTTCGCCGCCTGCCGATCGACCTGCTCAAGGTGGGCCCGGAGTTGGTGGGCGCACGGCCGGACGGGCAGCCGCCGCTGATCGACGTGGTGGTCAACGTCGGAGAGCGGCTGGGTGTGGAGATCGTCGCGGAGGAGCTGGAGTCGTCGGCCCAGGTGGAGGGGGCGCGCCGGGGTGGCTGCCGGTACGGGCAGGGGTTCGCGCTGGCCCGCCCGGCGACGGCCGAGCGGGTCGAGGCGTACTTCGAGGAGTTCCCGTCAGCGTCCCGCTGA
- a CDS encoding SpoIIE family protein phosphatase: MTDGSPATARPPIVPPAALGEPARLRALADTGLDAVPDEAFDRFARLVSDLLDVPVALVSLVSADRQFFPGAVGLPDPWSERRQTPLSHSFCQHVVDIQVPMVLPDARLYPRVRENLAIDDLGVVAYAGMPLTDLSGRVLGSLCAIDNKPRAWTAAQLRTLADLAAACSSELRLRIALDSAQEAGRRIVQAHERLELVAGVSETLAGTLDVGTALRRLAAAMVPLLADWCLLTLIGPTGLPREVVSVHRDPARTADVDRFGELLRTGLSPESMVRAVLRTGQPRLGSVASLADVTRGTTHPEMSTIADRLGIASYLSVPMQGVGGTVLGAITLVNGAQRQQFDDRDLLTAVDIGRRAGQAVGNSSMYGEQRHVAEVLQHSMLPQLPIVTELELAARYQPAADRVEVGGDWYDAFVQPDGDVIAAIGDVAGHDIEAAATMGQLRNLVRGNAFGRPDTVGSLMSNLDGAIRGLRLPIAATATLVRICPQRGGVHEVTWSNAGHPPALVVRAGGAVEVLEATPEPLLGLARPSKRTSQSTNLATGDTLLLYTDGLIERRDRSIDEGLAELTDRLAGTDTLPLDELCDLLLASIDHREDDTALLAVRAR, translated from the coding sequence ATGACCGACGGCTCCCCCGCCACCGCCCGGCCTCCGATCGTCCCGCCTGCGGCGCTCGGCGAACCGGCGCGGCTGCGCGCGCTCGCTGACACCGGGCTCGACGCCGTCCCGGACGAGGCGTTCGACCGGTTCGCCCGGCTGGTCAGCGACCTGCTGGACGTGCCGGTGGCGCTGGTCTCCCTGGTCTCCGCCGACCGGCAGTTCTTCCCCGGCGCGGTCGGGTTGCCGGACCCCTGGTCGGAGCGTCGGCAGACCCCGCTGAGCCACTCGTTCTGTCAACACGTCGTGGACATCCAGGTGCCGATGGTGCTGCCCGATGCCCGGCTCTACCCCCGCGTCCGGGAAAATCTGGCGATCGACGACCTCGGCGTGGTCGCGTACGCCGGGATGCCTTTGACCGACCTCTCCGGTCGGGTGCTCGGCTCGCTGTGTGCCATCGACAACAAGCCCCGAGCGTGGACGGCCGCGCAGCTGCGGACACTGGCCGATCTGGCCGCCGCCTGCTCGTCGGAGCTGCGACTGCGGATCGCGCTCGACAGCGCGCAGGAGGCCGGGCGGCGGATCGTGCAGGCGCACGAGCGGTTGGAGCTGGTGGCCGGGGTGAGCGAGACGCTGGCCGGCACCCTGGACGTGGGCACCGCGTTGCGCCGGCTCGCCGCCGCGATGGTGCCGCTGCTCGCCGACTGGTGCCTGCTCACCCTGATCGGGCCGACCGGCCTGCCCCGCGAGGTGGTCTCGGTGCACCGCGACCCGGCCCGGACGGCGGACGTCGACCGCTTCGGTGAGCTGCTGCGCACCGGGCTGAGCCCAGAGTCGATGGTCCGGGCGGTCCTGCGGACCGGCCAGCCCCGGCTCGGCAGCGTGGCGTCCCTGGCCGACGTCACGAGGGGCACCACACACCCGGAGATGTCGACGATCGCCGACCGTCTCGGCATCGCCTCCTACCTGAGCGTGCCGATGCAGGGCGTCGGCGGCACCGTGCTGGGCGCGATCACCCTCGTCAACGGCGCGCAACGGCAGCAGTTCGACGACCGCGACCTGCTCACCGCTGTCGACATCGGCCGCCGGGCCGGCCAGGCCGTGGGCAACAGCTCGATGTACGGCGAGCAGCGGCACGTCGCAGAGGTGCTGCAACACAGCATGCTGCCCCAGCTGCCGATCGTGACCGAGCTGGAGCTCGCCGCCCGCTACCAGCCGGCGGCCGACCGGGTGGAGGTCGGCGGCGACTGGTACGACGCCTTCGTCCAGCCCGACGGTGACGTGATCGCGGCGATCGGCGACGTGGCCGGGCACGACATCGAGGCGGCGGCGACCATGGGTCAGCTCCGCAACCTGGTGCGGGGCAACGCCTTCGGCCGGCCGGACACGGTCGGGTCGCTGATGAGCAACCTGGACGGCGCGATCCGTGGCCTGCGGCTGCCGATCGCCGCCACCGCGACACTGGTCCGGATCTGCCCGCAGCGCGGCGGTGTCCACGAGGTGACCTGGTCCAACGCCGGGCACCCACCGGCCCTCGTGGTTCGCGCCGGTGGGGCGGTCGAGGTCCTGGAGGCGACCCCGGAGCCGCTGCTCGGGCTGGCCCGGCCGTCGAAGCGGACCAGCCAGTCGACCAACCTGGCCACCGGTGACACCCTGCTGCTCTACACCGACGGGCTGATCGAGCGGCGGGACCGCTCCATTGACGAAGGGCTGGCCGAGCTGACAGACCGACTGGCCGGCACCGACACGCTGCCCCTCGACGAGCTGTGCGACCTGCTGCTCGCCTCGATCGACCACCGCGAGGACGACACCGCGCTGCTGGCCGTACGGGCACGGTGA
- a CDS encoding PQQ-dependent sugar dehydrogenase, which yields MRARPPYPRVRRLRAALAASCAALLFASGCSFGEPEPDPAGEPPNLPTPSAPASAGGAGQQAVATVLAKGLRVPWGIAFLPDGGALVTERDNGRILQVGPESGPDGLRVRPVQTIPEVAAAGEGGLLGIAVSPAYAQDRTVFVYYTAAQDNRVARLQLGGQPTPILTGIPKANVHNGGGLGFGPDGQLYVSTGDAGERPSSQDVKSLGGKILRITPDGKPSTGNPYPNSPVWSLGHRNVQGFTWDGAKRMYAVEFGQNTWDEINQITKGGNYGWPEVEGRAGDKRFTDPITQWATSDASCSGLAATDRLLVTGCLRGKRLWVMELTDTGTLLGQPSELLTNRYGRLRAVAAAPDGSLWVGTSNHDGRGDPAGDDDRLLRVVFAGGDGGRS from the coding sequence GTGAGAGCCCGTCCCCCGTACCCTCGCGTCCGTCGCCTCCGGGCGGCCCTCGCGGCGTCCTGCGCGGCGCTGCTGTTCGCCTCCGGTTGCAGCTTCGGCGAACCGGAACCCGACCCGGCCGGCGAGCCGCCCAACCTGCCGACCCCGTCCGCGCCGGCGAGCGCAGGCGGCGCCGGCCAGCAGGCGGTGGCGACAGTGCTCGCCAAGGGTCTTCGGGTGCCGTGGGGCATCGCCTTCCTGCCGGACGGCGGCGCGCTGGTCACCGAACGCGACAACGGCCGGATCCTTCAGGTCGGCCCCGAGTCCGGGCCGGACGGGCTGCGGGTCCGCCCGGTGCAGACGATCCCCGAGGTGGCCGCGGCCGGCGAGGGCGGTCTCCTCGGCATCGCCGTCTCCCCGGCCTACGCCCAGGACCGCACGGTCTTCGTCTACTACACCGCCGCCCAGGACAACCGGGTCGCCCGGCTGCAACTCGGCGGTCAGCCCACCCCGATCCTCACCGGCATCCCCAAGGCCAACGTGCACAACGGCGGCGGGTTGGGCTTCGGGCCGGACGGGCAGCTCTACGTCAGCACGGGCGACGCGGGTGAGCGCCCCTCCTCCCAGGACGTGAAGAGCCTCGGCGGCAAGATCCTCCGGATCACGCCGGACGGCAAGCCCTCCACTGGCAACCCATACCCCAACTCCCCCGTCTGGTCACTGGGCCACCGCAACGTCCAGGGGTTCACCTGGGACGGCGCCAAGCGGATGTACGCCGTCGAGTTCGGCCAGAACACGTGGGACGAGATCAACCAGATCACCAAGGGCGGCAACTACGGCTGGCCGGAGGTCGAGGGGCGCGCCGGCGACAAGCGGTTCACCGACCCGATCACGCAGTGGGCCACCTCGGACGCCTCCTGCTCCGGTCTGGCCGCCACGGACCGGCTGCTGGTCACCGGCTGTCTGCGCGGCAAGCGCCTCTGGGTGATGGAGCTGACCGACACCGGGACGCTGCTCGGCCAGCCCAGTGAGCTGCTCACCAACCGGTACGGTCGACTGCGTGCGGTGGCCGCGGCACCGGACGGGTCGCTCTGGGTGGGCACCTCCAACCACGACGGGCGCGGTGACCCGGCCGGCGACGACGACCGGCTCCTGCGGGTTGTCTTCGCGGGCGGCGACGGCGGCCGCAGCTGA
- a CDS encoding LacI family DNA-binding transcriptional regulator, whose product MKRPTIADVARRAGVSKGAVSYALNGQPGVSETTRQRILAIATEIGFSPSSAARALSAATAGAVGLALCRPARTLGIEPFFMALISGVEAELSARSYALTLQVVADHDAEIAVYRRWWAERRVDGVLVCDLRTDDRRISALEQLQLPAVVIGGPGGTGELSSLWSDDAAALTETVEYLVALGHRRIARVGGLPDLRHTEIRTEAFAEICQRLDLVDAITVWSDYTGEEGGRATRRLLSSAQRPTAVIYDNDVMAIAGLSVAQEMGLTVPGDLSIVAWDDSPLCRLVHPSLTALGRDIPAYGAHAARQLLAVIAGQPAGRVQDETPHLTPRGSTAPPRMR is encoded by the coding sequence GTGAAGCGGCCGACCATCGCCGACGTCGCCCGACGCGCCGGCGTGTCCAAGGGCGCCGTGTCGTACGCGCTCAACGGGCAGCCCGGCGTCTCCGAGACCACCCGGCAGCGCATCCTGGCCATCGCCACGGAGATCGGGTTCAGCCCGAGCAGCGCCGCCCGCGCCCTCTCCGCCGCCACCGCCGGGGCGGTCGGCCTGGCCCTGTGCCGACCGGCCCGGACACTCGGCATCGAGCCGTTCTTCATGGCGTTGATCAGTGGTGTCGAGGCCGAGCTCTCCGCCCGCTCGTACGCGCTGACCCTCCAGGTGGTGGCCGACCACGACGCCGAGATCGCGGTCTACCGACGGTGGTGGGCCGAACGCCGGGTGGACGGGGTGCTCGTGTGCGACCTGCGCACCGACGACCGGCGCATTTCCGCGCTGGAGCAACTCCAACTGCCGGCGGTGGTGATCGGTGGGCCCGGCGGCACCGGTGAGCTGTCCAGTCTCTGGTCCGACGACGCCGCAGCGCTGACCGAGACGGTGGAATACCTGGTCGCCCTCGGGCACCGACGCATCGCCCGGGTGGGCGGCCTGCCCGACCTGCGGCACACCGAGATCCGCACCGAGGCCTTCGCGGAGATCTGCCAGCGGCTCGACCTGGTCGACGCGATCACTGTCTGGTCCGACTACACGGGCGAGGAGGGAGGTCGGGCCACCCGCCGGCTGCTCAGCTCCGCCCAACGGCCCACCGCGGTCATCTACGACAACGACGTGATGGCCATCGCCGGGCTCTCCGTCGCCCAGGAGATGGGGCTCACCGTGCCCGGTGATCTGTCCATCGTGGCCTGGGACGACTCGCCGCTGTGCCGCCTGGTGCACCCGTCGTTGACCGCGCTGGGCAGGGACATCCCCGCGTACGGCGCGCACGCCGCCCGCCAACTGCTCGCGGTCATCGCCGGACAGCCCGCCGGCCGGGTGCAGGACGAGACGCCGCACCTCACCCCGCGCGGCAGCACCGCACCACCCCGGATGAGATGA
- a CDS encoding 2-hydroxyacid dehydrogenase, whose amino-acid sequence MKVWIPHQAGLNLMGELPPDVTVEVFEHPDRLPSEATDVRVWVPPFLGGSDATALLRELPDLAVVQLLSAGADAWAGRTPPGVTLCDARGVHDPSTAEWVVTAVLAQLRAFPTFIRAQAERRWANEGNLPTDELTGKRVLIVGAGAIGTAVRDRLAPFEVSFTLVARTARPEQGVHGVEELPRLLPDADVVIVIVPLTDQTRGLIDKDFLAAMPDGALLVNAARGPVAHTEALVAELATGRISAALDVTDPEPLPADSPLWTMPNVLLTPHVAGSVRGLLPRAYRLVGDQVRRFAAGQPLINTVVDGY is encoded by the coding sequence GTGAAGGTATGGATCCCACACCAGGCCGGTCTGAACCTCATGGGCGAGCTGCCCCCGGACGTGACGGTGGAGGTGTTCGAGCACCCGGACCGGCTGCCGTCGGAGGCGACCGACGTCCGCGTCTGGGTGCCACCGTTCCTGGGCGGCTCGGACGCGACGGCGTTGCTGCGTGAGCTGCCCGACCTCGCCGTGGTGCAGTTGCTCTCCGCCGGGGCGGACGCCTGGGCCGGCCGGACACCGCCGGGGGTCACGCTCTGCGACGCGCGGGGTGTGCACGACCCGTCCACCGCCGAGTGGGTCGTCACGGCTGTCCTTGCCCAGCTGCGGGCGTTCCCGACGTTCATCCGGGCACAGGCCGAGCGGCGTTGGGCGAACGAGGGAAACCTCCCGACCGACGAGCTGACCGGCAAGCGGGTGCTGATCGTCGGGGCCGGCGCGATCGGCACCGCGGTGCGGGACCGGCTCGCCCCCTTCGAGGTGAGCTTCACGCTGGTGGCGAGGACCGCCCGCCCGGAGCAGGGTGTGCACGGCGTCGAGGAACTGCCCCGGCTGCTGCCCGACGCCGACGTGGTGATCGTGATCGTGCCGCTCACCGACCAGACCCGTGGCCTGATCGACAAGGACTTCCTGGCCGCGATGCCGGACGGTGCGTTGCTCGTCAACGCCGCCCGGGGGCCGGTGGCCCACACCGAGGCGCTGGTCGCGGAGCTGGCCACCGGTCGGATCTCGGCCGCCCTGGACGTCACCGATCCGGAGCCGCTGCCCGCCGACTCGCCGCTCTGGACGATGCCGAACGTGCTGCTCACACCGCATGTGGCCGGGTCGGTGCGAGGTCTGCTGCCGCGTGCCTACCGACTGGTCGGTGACCAGGTGCGCCGGTTCGCCGCCGGGCAGCCGCTGATCAACACGGTGGTCGACGGCTACTGA
- a CDS encoding PH domain-containing protein: MSKPDTVRFRYNQAILVAAVIAFIGALPLASARTYLLPVLLLPLAVALWAWRAGTDANARELRVRALAGQRRIDWDQVLELVTDQRGRAVARLDDGQQVTLPAVRGVDLPRLVSATGQTLPDNSAEAPGQ; the protein is encoded by the coding sequence GTGAGTAAGCCCGACACGGTCCGCTTCCGGTACAACCAAGCCATCCTGGTCGCCGCGGTCATCGCCTTCATCGGTGCACTGCCGCTGGCGAGCGCCCGGACCTACCTGCTGCCGGTGCTGCTCCTGCCGCTCGCCGTCGCGCTCTGGGCCTGGCGGGCCGGCACCGACGCCAACGCCCGGGAGCTGCGCGTACGGGCGTTGGCCGGGCAACGCCGCATCGACTGGGACCAGGTCCTCGAACTGGTCACCGACCAGCGCGGACGTGCGGTCGCGCGGCTCGACGACGGCCAGCAGGTGACCCTGCCGGCGGTGCGCGGCGTGGACCTGCCCCGGCTGGTGTCGGCCACCGGCCAGACGCTGCCCGACAACTCGGCCGAGGCGCCCGGTCAGTAG
- a CDS encoding metallophosphoesterase, translated as MDGQRDEQHDDADDRDDPATGGDRPRPDSRRLGSAELLRRIGLVVAVLAVALGGAVLGVLAGGRVDTDIGPFRANLSISPARDGGTTVDIPPLGALLLDSHDGPTHLTVRLGALDQGRTEALIDDPASISRASQSAVEDVRSGVMRLGLRTLGTSVLVTLILAGLIFRNVRRTAWAGGLALLITAGSLGTAAATLRPQAIEEPRYEGLLVNAPAIVGDARRIANDYTKYAEQLQRLVGNVSQLYTTVSALPLLEPTPGTTRVLHVSDMHLNPTGWQLIRTVVEQFGIDVVIDTGDITDWGSEPEASFVGSIGLLKKPYVFIRGNHDSGKTAAAVARQPNAIVLNNTTTTVAGLTIAGVGDPRFTPDKNTSPAGSGLTQQVADQVTGVGEQLATTVRRSPRPVNIALVHDPASAGPLSGTCPLVLAGHTHARQVSKLPQVPGQQPTTLMVEGSTGGAGLRGLEGEKPTPLSMSVLYFDQLKMLQAYDTITVGGTGQAQVNLERRLVENPTVASPSPTTSPTR; from the coding sequence ATGGACGGGCAACGCGACGAGCAGCACGACGACGCCGACGACCGGGACGACCCGGCGACCGGCGGCGACCGGCCGCGCCCGGACAGTCGGCGGCTCGGGTCCGCCGAGCTGCTGCGCCGCATCGGGCTGGTCGTCGCCGTCCTCGCCGTGGCCCTGGGCGGGGCGGTACTCGGGGTGCTGGCCGGCGGTCGGGTGGACACCGACATCGGCCCGTTCCGGGCCAACCTCAGCATCTCCCCCGCCCGCGACGGCGGCACCACCGTCGACATCCCACCGCTGGGCGCGCTGCTGCTCGACAGCCACGACGGGCCGACCCACCTCACCGTCCGCCTGGGCGCACTCGACCAGGGCCGCACCGAGGCGCTGATCGACGACCCGGCCAGCATCAGCCGGGCCAGCCAGAGCGCCGTCGAGGACGTCCGCTCCGGGGTGATGCGGCTCGGCCTGCGGACCCTCGGCACGTCGGTGCTGGTCACCCTGATCCTGGCCGGGCTGATCTTCCGCAACGTCCGGCGGACCGCCTGGGCGGGCGGGCTCGCACTGCTGATCACCGCCGGCAGCCTCGGCACGGCGGCGGCCACCCTGCGTCCGCAGGCGATCGAGGAACCACGCTACGAAGGGCTGCTGGTCAACGCACCGGCCATCGTCGGCGACGCGCGCCGGATCGCCAACGACTACACCAAGTACGCCGAGCAGCTGCAACGCCTGGTCGGCAATGTCAGCCAGCTCTACACCACCGTCTCGGCGCTTCCGCTGTTGGAGCCGACCCCGGGCACCACGCGGGTGCTGCACGTCTCCGACATGCACCTGAACCCGACCGGCTGGCAGTTGATCCGCACGGTGGTGGAGCAGTTCGGCATCGACGTGGTGATCGACACCGGCGACATCACCGACTGGGGCAGCGAGCCGGAGGCGTCCTTCGTCGGGTCGATCGGCCTGCTCAAGAAGCCGTACGTCTTCATCCGGGGCAACCACGACTCCGGCAAGACCGCCGCCGCGGTGGCCCGTCAGCCGAACGCGATCGTGTTGAACAACACGACGACGACCGTCGCCGGGCTGACCATCGCCGGCGTCGGTGACCCGCGTTTCACCCCGGACAAGAACACGTCACCCGCCGGCAGCGGCCTGACCCAGCAGGTCGCCGACCAGGTGACCGGGGTCGGCGAGCAGCTCGCGACCACGGTGCGCCGCTCACCGCGGCCGGTGAACATCGCGCTGGTGCACGATCCGGCGTCGGCCGGGCCGCTCTCCGGCACGTGCCCGCTGGTGCTGGCCGGGCACACCCACGCGCGGCAGGTCTCCAAACTGCCGCAGGTGCCCGGGCAGCAGCCCACCACGCTGATGGTCGAAGGCTCGACCGGCGGGGCCGGGCTGCGCGGCCTGGAGGGCGAGAAGCCGACCCCGCTGTCGATGAGCGTGCTCTACTTCGACCAGCTAAAGATGCTCCAGGCGTACGACACCATCACCGTCGGAGGCACCGGGCAGGCCCAGGTCAACCTGGAACGACGCCTG